One genomic segment of Bacteroides caccae includes these proteins:
- a CDS encoding MalY/PatB family protein — protein sequence MNYNFDEIINRKGTDSVKWDAVEGRWGRNDLIPMWVADMDFRTAPFVIDALKKRLEHEVLGYTFACKEWAESIINWLKERHGWTISEDMLTFTPGIVRGLAFAIHCFTEKGDKVMVMPPVYHPFFLVTQKNEREVVFSPLILKDGQYHIDFNRFRKDVQGCKLLVLSNPHNPGGRVWTKEELSQIADICYESGTLVISDEIHADLTLPPYKHSTFALISEKARMNSLVFMSPSKAFNMPGLASSYAIIENDELRHRFQTYMEASEFSEGHLFAYLSVAAAYSHGTEWLDQVIAYIQGNIDYTEHYLKEQIPTIKMIRPQASYLIFLDCRELGLNREELNRLFVEDAHLALNEGTTFGKEGEGFMRLNIACPRATLEQALKQLTQAVNNR from the coding sequence ATGAACTATAATTTTGATGAAATAATAAACCGTAAAGGTACGGATTCCGTAAAATGGGATGCTGTGGAAGGTCGTTGGGGACGCAATGACCTGATTCCGATGTGGGTGGCCGATATGGATTTCCGTACGGCTCCTTTTGTGATAGATGCTTTGAAGAAACGTTTGGAACACGAAGTGCTCGGATATACTTTTGCCTGCAAGGAATGGGCGGAGTCTATCATTAACTGGCTGAAAGAACGCCACGGGTGGACGATTAGCGAAGATATGCTGACATTTACTCCCGGCATTGTGCGTGGATTGGCTTTTGCCATCCATTGTTTCACGGAGAAAGGAGATAAAGTAATGGTCATGCCTCCTGTTTATCATCCTTTCTTTCTGGTGACACAGAAGAATGAGCGCGAAGTCGTGTTCAGTCCGCTGATATTGAAAGACGGCCAGTATCATATAGACTTCAACCGTTTCCGCAAAGATGTGCAAGGATGTAAACTGTTGGTTTTGAGCAATCCTCATAACCCGGGCGGACGTGTATGGACGAAAGAGGAACTTTCTCAAATCGCTGATATCTGTTATGAAAGCGGCACATTGGTTATTTCTGACGAGATTCATGCCGATTTGACCTTACCTCCTTACAAGCATTCCACCTTTGCTTTGATTTCAGAAAAAGCACGGATGAATTCACTTGTCTTTATGTCTCCGAGTAAAGCATTCAATATGCCGGGGCTGGCAAGTTCTTATGCAATTATTGAGAATGACGAACTTCGTCACCGTTTTCAGACCTATATGGAAGCAAGCGAGTTCAGTGAAGGGCATTTGTTTGCTTATCTTAGTGTGGCTGCCGCTTACAGTCACGGAACAGAATGGCTGGATCAGGTCATTGCCTATATACAGGGAAACATTGATTACACCGAACACTATCTGAAAGAACAGATTCCCACTATCAAGATGATCCGTCCGCAAGCTTCTTATCTAATCTTTCTTGATTGCCGCGAATTAGGATTGAACCGGGAAGAACTGAATCGTCTGTTTGTGGAAGATGCTCATCTGGCTCTGAATGAGGGCACTACCTTTGGCAAAGAAGGCGAAGGTTTTATGCGATTGAATATTGCTTGTCCGCGTGCTACATTAGAACAGGCCTTGAAACAGTTAACGCAGGCGGTTAATAATAGATAG